One window from the genome of Streptomyces sp. NBC_00708 encodes:
- a CDS encoding ABC transporter ATP-binding protein — protein MTGTALEADGLGMRYRGRRGGWALRDCAFRLPAGAVCALVGPNGAGKSTLLALAAGLLRPAEGTIRVLGSAPGETRARMAYVAQDKPLYPGLTVAGTLWAGAELNPGSWDRDAAERIAGPLPSDAKVRELSGGQRTRLALALALGKRAELLLLDEPMADLDPLARHQLMGALMAEAAEHRTTIVMSSHILGELEGACDHLLLVDGGRVRLGGETDDLIAAHALLTGPVRDLAPHTVVESRTTGRTLTALVRPEGPVDPAWDRTEPSLEELLLAHLRSPEAPTLLTPSATSRQAVAA, from the coding sequence ATGACAGGAACAGCGCTGGAGGCCGACGGCCTCGGCATGAGATACCGGGGCAGGCGGGGCGGCTGGGCGCTGCGCGACTGCGCGTTCCGGCTCCCGGCCGGCGCGGTCTGCGCGCTCGTCGGCCCCAACGGCGCCGGCAAGTCCACCCTGCTCGCCCTGGCGGCGGGCCTGCTGCGGCCGGCCGAGGGAACGATCCGGGTCCTGGGCTCGGCGCCCGGCGAGACCCGTGCCCGGATGGCGTACGTGGCCCAGGACAAGCCGCTGTACCCGGGGCTGACGGTCGCCGGGACGCTGTGGGCGGGGGCCGAACTGAACCCCGGCTCCTGGGACCGGGACGCCGCCGAGCGCATCGCCGGACCGCTGCCGTCCGACGCGAAGGTCCGCGAGCTGTCCGGCGGGCAGCGCACCCGGCTCGCCCTGGCCCTCGCGCTCGGCAAGCGGGCCGAACTGCTGCTGCTCGACGAGCCGATGGCCGACCTCGATCCCCTCGCCCGCCACCAGCTGATGGGCGCCCTGATGGCCGAGGCCGCCGAGCACCGGACCACCATCGTGATGTCCTCGCACATCCTCGGCGAACTGGAGGGCGCCTGCGACCACCTGCTCCTCGTCGACGGCGGCCGCGTCCGCCTCGGCGGCGAGACGGACGACCTCATCGCCGCCCACGCCCTCCTCACGGGCCCGGTCCGCGACCTGGCCCCGCACACGGTGGTCGAATCCCGCACCACGGGCCGCACCCTGACCGCCCTGGTCCGCCCGGAGGGCCCGGTCGACCCGGCCTGGGACAGAACCGAACCCTCCCTGGAGGAGCTGCTGCTGGCCCACCTCCGCTCCCCGGAGGCCCCCACGCTGCTCACACCGAGCGCGACGAGCCGTCAGGCGGTGGCGGCATGA
- a CDS encoding phosphatidylinositol-specific phospholipase C, which produces MGQTRTHTASRRHFLAGALAVSATALVGAAPARAAAPKALTVQDWMSGIADGTALQRLTIPGSHDSGARYGGPWTECQNTTIAEQLNSGVRFLDVRCRITDGSFAIHHGASYQNLMFGDVLGACWDFLVGRPTETVLMRVKQEYSEESDAAFRAVFDDYLDGRGWRPLFHIDSALPTLGGARGKVVLLADNGGLPGVRYADPALFDIQDDYMAEPFAKYPKIEAQFRRAAAEPGKLFMNYVSTAALLPPRWNADRLNPQVHSFLDSAQTAGWTGLGIVPLDFPATRSGLVESLIRHNPTA; this is translated from the coding sequence ATGGGCCAGACGCGTACGCACACCGCGAGCCGCAGACACTTCCTGGCCGGGGCGCTGGCCGTCTCCGCCACCGCCCTCGTCGGCGCCGCACCCGCCCGCGCGGCGGCGCCGAAGGCGCTCACCGTCCAGGACTGGATGAGCGGCATCGCGGACGGCACCGCGCTCCAGCGCCTCACGATCCCCGGCTCGCACGACTCCGGCGCCCGCTACGGCGGCCCCTGGACGGAGTGCCAGAACACCACGATCGCGGAGCAGCTGAACAGCGGGGTGCGCTTCCTCGACGTACGGTGCCGGATCACCGACGGCTCCTTCGCGATCCACCACGGGGCCTCGTACCAGAACCTGATGTTCGGTGATGTCCTCGGCGCCTGCTGGGACTTCCTGGTCGGGCGGCCGACCGAGACCGTGCTGATGCGGGTCAAGCAGGAGTACTCGGAGGAGAGCGACGCGGCGTTCCGGGCGGTTTTCGACGACTACCTCGACGGCAGGGGCTGGCGCCCTCTGTTCCACATCGACAGCGCGCTGCCCACGCTCGGCGGGGCCCGCGGCAAGGTGGTGCTGCTCGCCGACAACGGCGGGCTGCCCGGGGTGCGGTACGCCGACCCGGCGCTCTTCGACATCCAGGACGACTACATGGCGGAGCCGTTCGCCAAGTACCCCAAGATCGAGGCCCAGTTCCGCAGGGCGGCGGCCGAGCCCGGGAAGCTGTTCATGAACTACGTGAGCACGGCCGCCCTGCTGCCGCCCCGCTGGAACGCGGACCGGCTGAACCCGCAGGTCCACTCGTTCCTCGACTCGGCACAGACGGCCGGCTGGACCGGCCTCGGCATCGTCCCGCTGGACTTCCCGGCGACGCGGTCGGGGCTGGTGGAGTCCCTGATCCGCCACAACCCGACGGCCTGA
- a CDS encoding trypsin-like peptidase domain-containing protein has protein sequence MTESQRPSGEYPMYPSYGNGDAAYPPPPSYQPVQPVPMGPGTTVWPAPAPADAHYGGAGDGGGDGPYGHGPAQPAAEPPAARRRIRKPVALLAAVAIAAAIVGGGTATVISRLTDDGTATTAGGGVIPGTTVSQSSKGTVAGVAAALSPTIVEIGATSTAGQSTGSGVVITSDGEIVTNNHVIAGASEIKVTLSTGKTYTADVVGTDADKDLALIKLQGASGLKTATLGDSSKVAVGDQVVAIGSPEGLTGTVTSGIVSALDRDVTVAKDGDSGQDQSQGQDQQGGGRQWPFEFGGQQFNGNTGESTTTYKALQTDASLNPGNSGGALINMDGEIIGINSAMYSASSASGSGGSSAGSVGLGFAIPVNTLKADLDTLRAGNGS, from the coding sequence ATGACAGAGAGCCAGCGCCCGAGCGGCGAGTACCCGATGTACCCCTCGTACGGCAACGGCGACGCGGCCTACCCGCCGCCGCCGTCATACCAGCCCGTCCAGCCGGTCCCGATGGGCCCCGGGACCACCGTGTGGCCCGCCCCCGCACCGGCCGACGCGCACTACGGCGGAGCCGGCGACGGCGGCGGTGACGGCCCGTACGGTCACGGCCCCGCGCAGCCCGCCGCCGAGCCGCCCGCCGCCCGCCGCCGGATCCGCAAGCCGGTCGCGCTCCTCGCGGCGGTGGCCATCGCCGCGGCGATCGTCGGCGGCGGCACCGCCACGGTGATCAGCAGGCTCACGGACGACGGCACCGCGACCACCGCCGGGGGCGGCGTCATCCCGGGCACCACCGTCTCGCAGAGCAGCAAGGGCACGGTGGCCGGTGTGGCCGCGGCCCTCTCGCCGACCATCGTGGAGATCGGCGCGACCTCGACGGCCGGCCAGTCGACCGGTTCGGGCGTGGTCATCACGTCGGACGGCGAGATCGTCACCAACAACCACGTCATCGCGGGCGCCTCGGAGATCAAGGTCACGCTGAGCACCGGCAAGACGTACACCGCCGATGTCGTCGGCACCGACGCCGACAAGGACCTCGCCCTCATCAAGCTCCAGGGCGCGAGCGGCCTGAAGACGGCCACCCTGGGCGACTCCTCCAAGGTCGCCGTCGGGGACCAGGTCGTCGCGATCGGCTCCCCCGAGGGCCTGACCGGCACCGTCACCAGCGGCATCGTCTCCGCGCTCGACCGCGACGTCACGGTCGCCAAGGACGGCGACAGCGGCCAGGACCAGAGCCAGGGCCAGGACCAGCAGGGCGGCGGGCGCCAGTGGCCCTTCGAGTTCGGCGGGCAGCAGTTCAACGGCAACACCGGCGAGTCCACCACCACGTACAAGGCCCTCCAGACCGACGCCTCGCTCAACCCCGGCAACTCCGGCGGCGCGCTGATCAACATGGACGGCGAGATCATCGGCATCAACTCGGCCATGTACTCGGCGAGCTCCGCCAGTGGCTCGGGCGGTTCGAGCGCCGGCAGCGTCGGCCTCGGCTTCGCGATCCCGGTCAACACCCTGAAGGCCGACCTCGACACCCTGCGGGCGGGGAACGGCTCCTGA
- the mshD gene encoding mycothiol synthase — translation MTTDVPLPAPGREIQTLDTLSPDQAAAVLDLLAEAARTDGRQAVSEQGRLQLRGGEREGVRHFLLSAGGVLAGYAQLEDTDPVEAPAAELVVHPAHRGHGHGRALGAALLAATGKRLRVWAHGGKASARHLAQVLGLSLFRELRQLRRPLSPLNLAEPALPPGVSVRTFVPGEDDAAWLAVNSAAFAHHPEQGSLTQRDLDDRKAEPWFDPKGFFLAEREDGAGSTELIGFHWTKVHADEQLGEVYVVGIRPDAQGGGLGKALTAIGLRHLAAEGLPTAMLYVDADNPAALAVYERMGFVTHEVDLMYRTES, via the coding sequence ATGACGACAGACGTACCCCTCCCCGCCCCCGGACGCGAGATCCAGACGCTCGACACCCTCTCCCCCGACCAGGCCGCCGCCGTGCTCGACCTGCTCGCCGAGGCCGCCCGGACCGACGGCCGGCAGGCCGTGTCGGAGCAGGGGCGGCTCCAGCTGCGGGGCGGGGAGCGGGAGGGCGTACGGCACTTCCTGCTGTCCGCCGGGGGCGTGCTCGCCGGGTACGCGCAGCTGGAGGACACCGACCCCGTGGAGGCACCGGCCGCCGAGCTGGTCGTCCACCCCGCGCACCGGGGCCACGGACACGGCCGCGCGCTCGGGGCCGCGCTGCTCGCCGCCACCGGGAAGCGACTGCGGGTCTGGGCGCACGGCGGTAAGGCCTCCGCGCGCCACCTCGCCCAGGTGCTCGGCCTCTCCCTGTTCCGCGAACTGCGGCAGCTGCGCCGCCCGTTGAGCCCACTGAACCTCGCGGAGCCGGCCCTCCCCCCGGGCGTCAGCGTGCGCACCTTCGTCCCGGGCGAGGACGACGCCGCCTGGCTCGCGGTGAACAGCGCGGCCTTCGCCCACCACCCCGAGCAGGGGTCGCTGACCCAGCGCGACCTGGACGACCGCAAGGCCGAGCCCTGGTTCGACCCGAAGGGCTTCTTCCTGGCCGAGCGCGAGGACGGCGCGGGCTCCACCGAACTGATCGGCTTCCACTGGACGAAGGTGCACGCCGATGAACAACTCGGCGAGGTGTACGTGGTCGGCATCCGGCCCGACGCCCAGGGCGGCGGCCTCGGCAAGGCCCTCACCGCGATCGGCCTGCGCCACCTGGCCGCCGAGGGCCTGCCGACCGCGATGCTCTACGTCGACGCGGACAACCCGGCCGCCCTCGCCGTGTACGAGCGGATGGGCTTCGTGACGCACGAGGTCGACCTGATGTACCGCACGGAGTCCTGA
- a CDS encoding GntR family transcriptional regulator, with amino-acid sequence MAESAAVEFRIDRRSGVATYLQIVQQTKQALRLGLLEPGDRLPTAREVVEATAINPNTVLKAYRELEREGLVEGRRGLGTFVTGTLGGAAAADDSPLRAELADWAGRARAAGLDRDDVSALFTAVLDSTFEGDQDR; translated from the coding sequence ATGGCAGAGTCCGCGGCAGTCGAGTTCCGCATCGACCGGCGCAGCGGCGTCGCCACGTATCTCCAGATCGTCCAGCAGACCAAACAGGCCCTGCGCCTGGGCCTGCTGGAGCCGGGCGACCGGCTGCCCACCGCCCGGGAGGTGGTCGAGGCGACCGCGATCAACCCGAACACCGTGCTCAAGGCCTACCGCGAGCTGGAACGCGAAGGGCTCGTCGAGGGCCGTCGCGGCCTCGGCACCTTCGTCACCGGGACGCTCGGCGGCGCGGCGGCCGCCGACGACTCCCCGCTGCGCGCCGAACTCGCCGACTGGGCGGGCCGGGCGCGGGCCGCCGGTCTGGACCGGGACGACGTGAGCGCGCTCTTCACCGCCGTACTGGACAGCACCTTCGAGGGGGACCAGGACCGATGA
- a CDS encoding LacI family transcriptional regulator, giving the protein MAKVTRDDVARLAGTSTAVVSYVINNGPRPVAPATRERVLAAIKELGYRPDRVAQAMASRRTDLIGMIVPDARQPFFAEMAHAVEQAAAERGKMVLVGNSDYRDEREVHYLRAFLGMRVSGLILVSQGPSERAAAEVEAWDARVVLLHERPEAIDDVAVVTDDIGGAQLATRHLLEHGNAYVACLGGTEETPSVGDPVADHVEGWRRAMHESGRSTEGRLFQAPYNRYDAYRVALELLSGPDRPPAIFCATDDQAIGVLRAARELRIDVPGELAVAGFDDVKEAGLTDPPLTTVFSDRPAMARAAVDLVLDDSLRVSGSRRERLKQFPSALVVRRSCGCGEPAGRTLP; this is encoded by the coding sequence GTGGCCAAGGTGACGCGGGACGATGTGGCGAGACTGGCGGGGACGTCGACCGCCGTGGTCAGTTACGTCATCAACAACGGACCCCGGCCGGTCGCCCCGGCCACGCGCGAGCGGGTGCTCGCCGCGATCAAGGAGCTGGGCTACCGGCCCGACCGGGTCGCCCAGGCCATGGCCTCGCGGCGGACCGATCTCATAGGGATGATCGTGCCCGACGCCCGGCAGCCGTTCTTCGCGGAGATGGCCCACGCGGTCGAACAGGCCGCCGCCGAGCGCGGGAAAATGGTCCTCGTCGGCAACTCCGACTACCGCGACGAGCGCGAGGTCCACTATCTGCGGGCCTTCCTCGGCATGCGGGTCTCCGGCCTGATCCTGGTCAGCCAGGGCCCCAGCGAGCGCGCGGCGGCGGAGGTGGAGGCGTGGGACGCCCGGGTCGTGCTGCTGCACGAGCGGCCCGAGGCGATCGACGACGTCGCGGTCGTCACGGACGACATCGGCGGCGCCCAGCTCGCCACCCGCCACCTGCTGGAGCACGGCAACGCGTACGTGGCGTGCCTCGGCGGTACGGAGGAGACCCCGTCCGTCGGCGACCCGGTCGCCGACCACGTCGAGGGCTGGCGCCGTGCGATGCACGAGTCGGGCCGCTCGACGGAGGGCCGCCTCTTCCAGGCCCCCTACAACCGCTACGACGCCTACCGGGTGGCCCTGGAGCTGCTCTCCGGCCCCGACAGGCCGCCGGCCATCTTCTGTGCCACGGACGACCAGGCCATCGGCGTGCTGCGGGCCGCGCGCGAACTGCGCATCGATGTGCCGGGCGAGCTGGCGGTCGCCGGCTTCGACGACGTGAAGGAAGCCGGGCTGACCGATCCGCCGCTCACCACGGTCTTCTCGGACCGCCCGGCGATGGCGCGGGCGGCGGTGGATCTGGTGCTCGACGACTCGCTGCGGGTGTCGGGGTCGCGGCGGGAGCGGCTGAAGCAGTTCCCGTCCGCGCTGGTGGTCCGCCGCTCCTGCGGCTGCGGCGAACCGGCGGGGCGCACGCTCCCGTAA
- a CDS encoding LPXTG cell wall anchor domain-containing protein — translation MKIRRILATAVAVAVTTPAALLSVTPAFADSKPAAEAKAKPTIEELEKAAAEAQKAYDEAVAAQKAGYEVLKAALSDEAPLAVAAKAARKKADDAAAAKTAADQAVTDAKVALAALPDTATDAERTEAEKAVTDAETAAATAATAKADAETKATEATTASDDARVAAARAYSVLQKAVADALAVKTAADEALAKAREEEGGPDCVPADLRATVSGLPSSVVAGTSTTFSLRVKNGTAQTLDAVTTYAYVHTTDTTGLKTTDQYMHLQWSTAASPKWHAVPKDHQIGLGALKAGAQTDVKLRLTADAKAPAGNGVVLTSAEYVNKDGSCGGAPGMDTTAFTVKAAGSGTGTTGGSGTGGTTGSTGDTGSTGSTGSTGTSGQQAQGSASGDASTGGGLASTGSSDATVPLGIAGAAAVALGGAAVLVVRRRRAGAEA, via the coding sequence GTGAAGATTCGCCGCATACTCGCGACCGCCGTGGCCGTCGCCGTCACCACCCCCGCCGCGCTCCTCTCCGTCACCCCGGCGTTCGCCGACTCCAAGCCGGCGGCGGAGGCCAAGGCCAAGCCGACGATCGAGGAGCTGGAGAAGGCCGCCGCCGAGGCGCAGAAGGCGTACGACGAGGCCGTCGCCGCGCAGAAGGCCGGCTACGAGGTGCTGAAGGCGGCCCTGTCCGACGAGGCGCCCCTCGCCGTGGCGGCCAAGGCCGCCCGTAAGAAGGCCGACGACGCCGCTGCCGCCAAGACTGCCGCCGACCAAGCCGTCACCGACGCCAAGGTGGCGCTCGCCGCGCTGCCCGACACGGCGACCGACGCCGAGCGGACCGAGGCCGAGAAGGCCGTCACCGACGCCGAGACGGCGGCCGCCACCGCGGCCACCGCCAAGGCCGACGCCGAGACCAAGGCGACCGAGGCCACCACCGCCTCCGACGACGCCCGCGTCGCCGCCGCCCGTGCCTACAGCGTGCTGCAGAAGGCCGTGGCCGACGCGCTCGCCGTCAAGACGGCCGCCGATGAGGCGCTGGCCAAGGCCCGTGAGGAGGAGGGCGGTCCGGACTGTGTGCCCGCCGACCTCCGCGCCACCGTGAGCGGCCTGCCCTCGTCGGTCGTCGCCGGTACGAGCACCACCTTCTCGCTGCGCGTGAAGAACGGCACCGCGCAGACCCTCGACGCGGTCACCACGTACGCGTACGTCCACACCACCGACACGACCGGCCTCAAGACCACCGACCAGTACATGCACCTCCAGTGGTCCACCGCCGCGTCGCCGAAGTGGCACGCCGTCCCCAAGGACCACCAGATCGGCCTCGGTGCGCTGAAGGCGGGCGCGCAGACCGACGTCAAGCTCCGGCTCACCGCCGACGCCAAGGCTCCGGCCGGCAACGGCGTCGTCCTCACCTCGGCCGAGTACGTCAACAAGGACGGCTCCTGCGGCGGCGCCCCCGGCATGGACACGACCGCCTTCACGGTCAAGGCCGCGGGCTCGGGGACCGGCACGACCGGCGGCTCCGGCACCGGAGGCACGACCGGGTCCACCGGCGACACGGGCTCCACCGGTTCGACGGGTTCCACCGGCACCTCCGGCCAGCAGGCCCAGGGCTCGGCGTCCGGTGACGCGTCCACCGGCGGCGGCCTCGCCTCCACGGGCTCGTCCGACGCCACCGTCCCGCTCGGCATCGCCGGCGCCGCGGCCGTGGCCCTCGGTGGCGCGGCCGTGCTCGTCGTCCGCCGCCGCCGGGCCGGCGCGGAGGCCTGA
- a CDS encoding HAMP domain-containing histidine kinase has product MTGPLHRFRALPLRSRLALLVATAVAVAVAAVAVACWVTTRDRLTEQLDTSLSQVKPRNDDLQLLRLSCSGDLPGNVHFLPTPYTLQLVVATGTDPCTQPGKSSIPVQTADRAVAAGVRDHAVHTTTAEDGTEMRVYTSAPPRDSAGGVAVSVAMPMDQVNDPLKELAWVLLLVSGIGVIGAGAAGLWVARSGLRPVDELTEAVEHVARTEDLTVRIPVEGEDEIARLSRSFNSMTASLASSRDRQAQLIADAGHELRTPLTSLRTNVELLARSDETGRAIPPDDRRALMSSVKAQMTELAALIGDLQELARPDAAQPGPLQVVALHDITRAALRRARLRGPELTITEDLAPWYVRAEPAALERAIVNVLDNAVKFSPSGATIDVVLHRGRLTVRDHGPGIPADELPHVFERFWRSPSARQLPGSGLGLSIVARTVQQSGGDITLSPAEGGGTEASITLPGAPQPPPDPPQE; this is encoded by the coding sequence ATGACGGGCCCGCTCCACCGGTTCCGCGCGCTGCCGCTCCGCTCCCGGCTGGCCCTGCTCGTCGCCACGGCGGTGGCGGTGGCGGTGGCGGCGGTGGCGGTGGCGTGCTGGGTCACCACGCGGGACCGGCTCACCGAACAGCTCGACACGAGCCTGAGCCAGGTAAAACCGCGCAACGACGACCTCCAACTGCTGCGCTTGAGCTGTTCCGGCGACCTGCCGGGCAACGTGCACTTCCTCCCGACCCCGTACACGCTCCAGTTGGTCGTGGCAACGGGCACAGACCCCTGCACCCAGCCGGGCAAATCCTCGATCCCCGTGCAGACCGCCGACCGCGCGGTCGCCGCCGGCGTGCGCGATCACGCCGTCCACACCACCACCGCCGAGGACGGCACCGAAATGCGCGTCTACACCTCGGCGCCCCCGCGGGACAGCGCAGGCGGGGTGGCCGTGTCCGTCGCCATGCCGATGGACCAGGTCAACGACCCTCTCAAGGAACTGGCCTGGGTCCTCCTCCTCGTCAGCGGCATCGGCGTCATCGGCGCCGGCGCCGCCGGTCTCTGGGTCGCCCGTTCCGGACTGCGCCCCGTCGACGAACTGACCGAGGCCGTCGAGCACGTGGCCCGGACCGAGGACCTGACCGTCCGCATCCCGGTCGAGGGCGAGGACGAGATCGCCCGCCTGTCCCGGTCGTTCAACTCGATGACCGCCTCGCTCGCCAGCTCCCGCGACCGGCAGGCCCAGCTCATCGCGGACGCCGGCCACGAGCTGCGCACCCCGCTCACCTCGCTCCGCACCAACGTGGAGCTGCTGGCCCGCAGCGACGAGACGGGCCGGGCGATCCCGCCGGACGACCGCAGGGCCCTGATGTCCTCGGTGAAGGCGCAGATGACGGAGCTGGCCGCGCTCATCGGCGACCTCCAGGAACTGGCCCGCCCGGACGCCGCCCAGCCGGGCCCCCTCCAGGTGGTGGCCCTGCACGACATCACCCGCGCGGCGCTCCGACGCGCCCGGCTGCGCGGCCCCGAGCTGACGATCACGGAGGACCTGGCCCCCTGGTACGTACGGGCCGAACCGGCGGCGCTGGAGCGGGCGATCGTCAACGTCCTGGACAACGCGGTGAAGTTCAGCCCGTCCGGCGCCACGATCGACGTGGTGCTGCACCGGGGCCGGCTCACGGTCCGGGACCACGGCCCCGGCATCCCCGCCGACGAGCTCCCCCACGTCTTCGAACGCTTCTGGCGCTCCCCGTCGGCCCGCCAGCTCCCCGGCTCGGGCCTCGGCCTGTCGATCGTGGCCCGTACGGTCCAGCAGTCGGGCGGCGACATCACCCTGAGCCCGGCCGAGGGCGGCGGCACCGAAGCGTCGATCACCCTCCCGGGAGCACCGCAGCCCCCGCCGGACCCCCCGCAGGAGTAG
- a CDS encoding 5'-nucleotidase C-terminal domain-containing protein gives MSATPQKNRASRRVLAAAAGLATVGALVAAMPADAHGRGHGHGHDHGHHTPARTVDVQLLSFNDLHGNLEPPAGSAGTVTETQADGTTKAIPAGGVEYLASSLRTARKGHPYSITAAGGDMVGASPLLSGLFHDEPTIEALNKIDLDVTSVGNHEFDEGAVELARLQNGGCHPVEGCYEKGKKFKGADFPYLAANVTSEKTGKPILKPYTVWKKNGVKIGFIGVTLEGTPNIVTANGVKGLKFHDEVETINKYAKELDRQGVKSIVALIHEGGAPASASYNYDCDSPGAGDGISGPITDIAKGITPKVDALVTGHTHQAYVCTIPDPAGNPRLVTSAASFGRLYTDTTLTYDRRTGDIVRTAVKGSSKKGSKHHGSTPSNPVSANHLVSRDQKPAKDMTDLIARWNTLAAPISNRPQGYISADINGRGSTAPEKPLGDLIADAQLEGLAPADKGGAVVAFMNPGGIRADLVYKASGSEGDGVVTYGESFTVQPFTNMMNVVDLTGAQLVSALQQQVSGSNEASPKILQVSKGLTYTLDMTKSGAARVVTDTIKLNGEAIDPGKTYRVAMNEFLAGGGDGFAALGEGTNKLVGASDLDLFNAYLAAHSTASAPLAPPATDRITVVQ, from the coding sequence ATGTCAGCGACACCGCAGAAGAACCGTGCGTCACGGCGGGTGCTCGCCGCCGCGGCCGGTCTTGCCACCGTGGGTGCGCTGGTCGCCGCCATGCCGGCCGACGCCCACGGGCGCGGACACGGGCACGGCCACGACCACGGGCACCACACGCCGGCCCGGACCGTCGACGTACAGCTGCTGTCCTTCAACGACCTGCACGGCAACCTGGAGCCGCCGGCCGGCTCGGCCGGTACGGTCACCGAGACGCAGGCCGACGGCACCACGAAGGCGATCCCGGCCGGAGGCGTCGAGTACCTCGCCTCGTCGCTGCGCACCGCCCGCAAGGGCCACCCGTACTCGATCACCGCGGCCGGCGGCGACATGGTCGGCGCGAGCCCGCTGCTGTCGGGGCTCTTCCACGACGAGCCGACCATCGAGGCGCTCAACAAGATCGACCTCGACGTGACGAGCGTCGGTAACCACGAGTTCGACGAGGGCGCCGTCGAGCTGGCCCGCCTCCAGAACGGCGGCTGCCACCCGGTCGAGGGGTGCTACGAGAAGGGCAAGAAGTTCAAGGGCGCCGACTTCCCGTACCTCGCGGCCAACGTGACGAGCGAGAAGACCGGCAAGCCGATCCTCAAGCCCTACACGGTGTGGAAGAAGAACGGCGTCAAGATCGGCTTCATCGGGGTGACCCTGGAGGGCACGCCGAACATCGTGACGGCCAACGGCGTCAAGGGACTCAAGTTCCACGACGAGGTCGAGACGATCAACAAGTACGCCAAGGAGCTGGACCGCCAGGGCGTGAAGTCGATCGTCGCGCTCATCCACGAGGGCGGCGCGCCCGCCTCGGCGTCGTACAACTACGACTGCGACAGCCCCGGCGCCGGTGACGGCATCTCCGGGCCGATCACGGACATCGCCAAGGGCATCACGCCGAAGGTGGACGCCCTGGTCACGGGCCACACGCACCAGGCGTACGTCTGCACGATCCCGGACCCGGCGGGCAACCCGCGCCTGGTCACGTCGGCCGCCTCGTTCGGCCGGCTGTACACGGACACGACGCTCACGTACGACCGCCGCACCGGCGACATCGTGCGTACGGCGGTGAAGGGGAGCAGCAAGAAGGGCTCGAAGCACCACGGTTCGACGCCTTCGAACCCGGTCTCCGCGAACCACCTCGTCAGCCGGGACCAGAAGCCCGCGAAGGACATGACGGACCTGATCGCCCGCTGGAACACGCTCGCGGCCCCGATCTCGAACCGGCCGCAGGGCTACATCTCCGCCGACATCAACGGCCGCGGCTCCACGGCCCCCGAGAAGCCGCTCGGCGATCTGATCGCCGACGCGCAGCTGGAGGGCCTGGCCCCGGCGGACAAGGGCGGGGCGGTCGTCGCCTTCATGAACCCGGGCGGCATCCGCGCGGACCTGGTGTACAAGGCGTCCGGCAGTGAGGGCGACGGTGTCGTCACCTACGGCGAGTCGTTCACCGTGCAGCCGTTCACCAACATGATGAACGTCGTCGACCTGACCGGCGCGCAGCTCGTCAGCGCCCTCCAGCAGCAGGTCAGCGGCTCCAACGAGGCCAGCCCGAAGATCCTCCAGGTCTCGAAGGGCCTCACCTACACGCTGGACATGACGAAGTCCGGCGCGGCCCGCGTGGTCACGGACACGATCAAGCTCAACGGTGAGGCGATCGACCCGGGCAAGACGTACCGCGTCGCGATGAACGAGTTCCTGGCGGGCGGCGGCGACGGCTTCGCGGCGCTCGGTGAGGGCACCAACAAGCTCGTCGGCGCCTCCGACCTGGACCTGTTCAACGCCTACCTGGCCGCGCACTCCACGGCCTCGGCCCCGCTGGCCCCGCCGGCGACGGACCGGATCACGGTCGTGCAGTAA
- a CDS encoding response regulator transcription factor, producing MSPADDDPQRILIVDDEPAVREALQRSLAFEGYGTEVAVDGLDALTKAESYAPDLIVLDIQMPRMDGLTAARRIRSTGTTTPILMLTARDTVGDRVTGLDAGADDYLVKPFELDELFARIRALLRRSSYAAAAGPVPDDNVLSFADLRMDLATREVMRGTRRVELTRTEFTLLEMFLAHPRQVLTREQILKAVWGFDFEPSSNSLDVYVMYLRRKTEAGGEPRLVHTVRGVGYALRSGGGDG from the coding sequence ATGAGCCCCGCCGATGACGATCCGCAGCGCATCCTGATCGTCGACGACGAGCCCGCCGTGCGCGAGGCACTGCAGCGGAGCCTCGCGTTCGAGGGATACGGCACCGAGGTGGCCGTCGACGGTCTCGACGCGCTCACCAAGGCGGAGTCGTACGCCCCCGACCTCATCGTCCTGGACATCCAGATGCCCCGCATGGACGGCCTGACCGCCGCCCGCCGCATCCGCTCCACGGGCACCACCACGCCCATCCTGATGCTCACGGCCCGGGACACCGTCGGCGACCGCGTCACCGGACTCGACGCGGGCGCCGACGACTACCTGGTCAAGCCCTTCGAGCTGGACGAACTGTTCGCCCGCATCCGCGCACTGCTGCGCCGCAGCTCGTACGCGGCCGCCGCGGGGCCCGTGCCCGACGACAACGTGCTCTCCTTCGCCGATCTGCGCATGGACCTCGCCACCCGCGAGGTCATGCGCGGCACCCGGCGCGTGGAGCTGACCCGTACCGAATTCACCCTCCTGGAGATGTTCCTCGCGCACCCGCGCCAGGTCCTGACCCGCGAACAGATCCTCAAGGCCGTCTGGGGCTTCGACTTCGAACCGAGCTCCAACTCGCTGGACGTGTACGTGATGTACCTGCGCCGCAAGACCGAGGCCGGCGGCGAACCGCGCCTCGTCCACACCGTCCGGGGCGTGGGCTACGCGCTCCGCTCGGGCGGGGGCGACGGATGA